The proteins below are encoded in one region of Silene latifolia isolate original U9 population chromosome 2, ASM4854445v1, whole genome shotgun sequence:
- the LOC141641717 gene encoding uncharacterized protein LOC141641717, with protein MCKGFGSTLSGAALQWFVGLPNKSISSFADLVNAFNQQFASSRKPEKQTSDLYRIVQGFEESTRDYLNRFNKEKVSIPRCDIATAIQAFRRGLHQDSQLYKELTMHPCTTFEEVQSKAIAVMRPGRRLCTLEKKSERSKPYSRSVNKVSGNSEGKSEADLPPKVSEYGFTTNLAGLFKALKELGRRALDPRDESNSLNVPPMPEVSNTLGVQEIRGDQEEAKDCYKVALKPTTGSTYQRLVNMMFKEQIGQTMEVYIDDMVVKSKQASQHHQHLAETFNTLRKYQMKLNPTKCTFGVSSGKFLGYMVTQRGIEASTEQIRAILQLESPQKPKDVQRLTGRVAALNRFISRSSDRCRLFYDVLRKSQRFEWTDDHEKAFQELKRYLSTPPLLSKPEPGEPLFLYLSVTEAAVSAVLVREQEGSQHPVYYISKSLLPAETGRDQTQAEQDILNLEEDKGEQVWELHVDGASNAKGAGVGLVLKSPQGDLIVQALIVNHVNDCYEARDPRMMAYLDVAKELKIRFVTFNIKQIPREQNAEADALATLGATFKTGTISTIPIVHVREPATLKSQQEAEKVCSTSSEENTPDWRKPYLDWLQNDVLPADKKEVRSFKMRASRFILIDDVLFRNPHWTLPRMPGSGRVSVVLHALHSGECGNHAGAGDVQQGTEAGIRPTMRKDAMEFAKRCDACGGTPITTPKVATGQTPFSLVFGVEAVIPSEVRVPTHRYGCITEDRNQVEMASSLDTIDELRTNAQIRMSSYRQTVARSYNKNVKVRTLQVGDLVLRKVFQNTKNQQAGKFAYNWEGPY; from the exons atgtgcAAGGGTTTCGGGTCAACGCTGTCAGGAGCAGCCCTGCAGTGGTTCGTCGGTCTACCTAACAAAAGCATATCCAGCTTTGCCGACCtagtcaatgccttcaaccagcagttcgccaGCAGCAGAAAGCCGGAGAAGCAGACCAGTGACCTTTACCGGATAGTGCAAGGGTTTGAGGAATCTACCCGCGATTACTTGAAccggttcaacaaagagaaggtgtcaATTCCGAGGTGTGATATAGCAACTgctatacaagccttccgccgAGGGCTGCACCAGGATTCACAGCTATACAAGGAactaaccatgcatccatgcactACCTTTGAGGAGGTGCAATCGAAGGCGATTGCTGTCATGAGGCCTGGAAGAAGACTCTGCACCT TAGAGAAGAAGAGCGAAAGATCCAAACCCTACAGCAGGAGCGTGAATAAAGTTTCTGGAAATTCTGAAGGAAAGTCCGAAGCAGATCTGCCTCCGAAAGTAAGCGAGTATGGTTTCACTACCAATCTTGCAGGACTATTCAAAGCCTTGAAGGAGCTGGGACGCAGA gccctggatccacgagaTGAAAGCAATTCCCTCAATGTACCACCAATGCCTGAAGTTTCCAACACCTTGGGGGTGCAAGAAATACGTGGGGATcaggaagaagctaaggattgctACAAGGTGGCTCTGAAGCCGACAACAG GATCTACCTATCAGAGGCTggtaaacatgatgtttaaagaacaAATAGGCCAAACTATGGAAGTATATATAGACGATATGGTCGTCAAATCGAAGCAGGCTTCACAGCACCACCAGCACCTGGCAGAAACTTTCAATACCCTCAGGAAATACCAAATGAAGTTGAATCCTACAAAGTGTACCTTTGGAGTGTCCAGTGGGAAGTTTCTGGGGTATATGGTGACCCAGAgggggatagaggccagcaccgAGCAAATAAGAGCAATTCTGCAGCTGGAATCACCGCAGAAACCAAAAGACGTCCAGCGCCTGACTGGAAGAGTGGCAGCCTtaaacagattcatatccagatcctcGGACAGATGCAGGCTATTCTATGATGTACTCAGGAAAAGCCAAAGATTTGAGTGGACGGACGACCACGAGAAAGCATTTCAGGAGCTGAAGCGTTATCTCAGCACCCCACCCCTCCTGTCGAAACCAGAGCCAGGAGAACCACTGTTCTTGTATCTGTCAGTCACAGAAGCAGCAGTCAGTGCAGTGCTAGTACGAGAGCAGGAAGGATCACAGCATCCAGTATACTACATCAGTAAGTCTCTGCTTCCGGCAGAgaccggcagagaccag ACCCAGGCCGAACAGGACATCCTGAatctggaagaagacaaaggagaGCAAGTATGGGAGCTACACGTGGACGGAGCCTCCAACGCCAAAGGAGCAGGAGTAGGACTGGTCCTCAAATCACCCCAGGGAGACCTCATAGTCCAAGCC CTTATAGTTAACCATGTCAATGACTGCTATGAGGCCAGGGATCCCAGGATGATGGCATATCTAGACGTAGCAAAGGAGCTGAAAATCAGATTTGTCACATTCAACATTAAGCAAATCCCCAGGGAGCAGAATGCAGAAGCAGATGCACTAGCCAccctgggggcaaccttcaagaCAGGAACTATCTCCACGataccaattgtccacgtgcGGGAGCCAGCAACACTAAAATCTCAGCAGGAAGCAGAAAAAGTGTGCAGCACCAGCAGTGAAGAAAATACTCCAGACTggaggaaaccctacctagactgGTTGCAGAATGACGTCCTACCAGCAGACAAAAAGGAGGTAAGGAGCTTTAAAATGAGAGCAtccagattcatactaattgatgATGTTCTTTTCAGAAATCCTCATTGGACCCTACCTCGGATGCCTGGATCGGGAAGAGTCTCAGTCGttttacatgctctccacagtggagaatgtggaaaccatgcaggggcagGAGACGTCCAACAAGGCACCGAGGCGGGGATACggcccacaatgcgcaaagatgccATGGAATTCGCAAAAAGATGCGACGCTTGCGGAGGCACGCCCAT aaccacaccaAAGGTTGCGACGGGGCAGAcccccttcagcctggtgttcggAGTAGAGGCAGTCATCCCATCCGAAGTTAGGGTCCCAacccacagatatggatgcatcacAGAAGACCGGAACCAGGTGGAAATGGCAAGCAGCCTGGACACGATAGATGAACTCAGAACCAACGCCCAGATCAGGATGTCTTCCTACCGACAGACTGTGGCTAGAAGctacaacaagaacgtaaaagtaagaaCTCTGCAGGTAGGAGATCTGGTCCTGAGGAAAGTCTTCCAGAACACCAAGAACCAGCAAGCAGGGAAATTTGCCTACAACTGGGAGGGGCCATACTAA